The proteins below come from a single Candidatus Goldiibacteriota bacterium genomic window:
- the tsaB gene encoding tRNA (adenosine(37)-N6)-threonylcarbamoyltransferase complex dimerization subunit type 1 TsaB, which translates to MKSLLLDTSTKEIGIGVFENRSCLYESYIESEKHYNAVIMGMIEKALKKVRLKPCEIDVYGATLGPGSFTGIRVGMAVAKGLADGSGAAYFGVSTLDVLAYTGEGLGEKKVSLLDARRNEVYMGVYKKAAAVYELTAKENIEKEVKGLCDIYILERDIKLLENAVKNNKGKTVIMEHISMQSFNNLLMDNKKRASRQAVYSAAPLYIRQSDAEIHIKKVNK; encoded by the coding sequence ATGAAGTCACTGCTTTTGGACACATCCACCAAAGAAATTGGCATAGGGGTTTTTGAAAACCGCAGCTGCCTTTATGAAAGTTATATTGAAAGTGAGAAACATTACAACGCGGTTATAATGGGGATGATAGAAAAGGCGTTAAAAAAGGTAAGATTAAAGCCCTGTGAAATTGACGTATATGGCGCCACGCTTGGACCCGGTTCTTTTACGGGGATACGGGTGGGGATGGCTGTGGCAAAAGGGCTGGCTGACGGAAGCGGCGCCGCTTACTTTGGAGTTTCAACTCTTGATGTTCTTGCATATACGGGAGAAGGCTTGGGCGAGAAAAAAGTATCGCTGCTTGACGCAAGGCGTAATGAAGTTTATATGGGAGTTTATAAAAAAGCCGCCGCGGTATATGAACTGACCGCGAAGGAAAATATTGAAAAAGAAGTGAAAGGGTTGTGTGATATATATATTTTAGAGCGTGATATAAAACTGCTTGAAAACGCCGTAAAGAATAATAAAGGTAAAACAGTTATTATGGAACATATAAGCATGCAGTCATTTAATAATCTGTTAATGGACAATAAAAAGCGGGCTTCCAGACAGGCGGTATATTCCGCGGCGCCGCTTTACATACGCCAGTCAGACGCGGAAATTCACATAAAAAAGGTGAACAAATAA